One Cuculus canorus isolate bCucCan1 chromosome 1, bCucCan1.pri, whole genome shotgun sequence DNA segment encodes these proteins:
- the LOC104054228 gene encoding toll-like receptor 7 — MSNALTFILLFLFPLLLSGAWFPKSLPCDVKASEGTVAVDCTYRRLNDVPKGIPTNATNLTLSINHIPHLYPTSFAHLKNLVEIDFRCNCVPIRMGPKDHVCNTGPNIENGSFAVLPRLKSLYLDANQLLEIPRGLPSTLSLLSLEANSIFSIQKANLSELGNIEMLYLGQNCYYRNPCNVSFEIEKTAFLELKKLTILSLKSNNLTHVPPNLSSTLKELYIYNNMIQEIQEQDLSDLHNLEILDLSGNCPRCYNAPYPCTPCPKSSIEIHAKAFHSLKNLRILRLHSNSLHTIPSSWFKNIRNLKELDLSQNFLIKEIGDAQFLKFIPSLVELDLSFNFEPKMYPSCLNLSKTFSSLLNLETLRLRGYVFKELREGNLGPLLNLRNLTVLDLGTNFIKIADLRMFQQFPALKFIDLSVNKISPSSGESNSNGFCSNPRISLEQYNRQILQEMHYFRYDVYGRSCRSKDKEAASYESSVNEECLKYGETLDLSRNNVFFINPSDFEGLSSLRCLNLSGNAISQTLNGSEFSYLSGLKYLDFSNNRIDLLYPTAFEELKLLEILDLSNNKHYFLAEGVTHMLSFMKDLTHLKKLMMNENEISTAANTGMESHSLQILEFRGNRLDILWMDGNARYVSFFKNLTSLEQLDISFNSLSFIPPDVFKAMPPELKILNLTNNRMKSFHWGSLTYLKKLVTLDLSNNLLTAVPRELSNCSSTLEELMLRNNLIQHLSKHFLRGAFKLKYLDLSSNKIEMIKKSSFPENVINNLRVLLLHGNPFKCNCDAVWFVWWINQTQVTIPLLATDVTCAGPGAHKGKSVVFLDLYTCELDTSYLILYALSLATLLGFMVFTVTSHLYFWDVWYSYHYCTAKLKGYQRLSSPDSCYDAFIAYDNEDPAVNEWVLTELVERLENQKARRFNLCLEERDWLPGQPVFDNLSQSIQLSRKTIFVLTKKYIKSGSFKTTFYMAHQRLLDEKMDVIILIFLEKALQKSRYVRLRKRLCRSSVLEWPTNPRSQPYFWQCLKNAVATSSALAYNKLLQETV; from the coding sequence ATGTCAAATGCATTGACATTTATCTTGCTCTTCCTATTTCCATTACTGCTGTCAGGAGCTTGGTTTCCCAAAAGTTTACCCTGTGATGTTAAAGCCTCTGAAGGGACTGTGGCAGTGGACTGCACCTATCGTCGTCTCAACGATGTTCCCAAGGGGATCCCTACAAATGCTACCAACCTTACCCTGAGTATTAACCATATTCCCCATCTCTATCCAACATCCTTTGCTCATCTTAAAAACCTTGTGGAGATTGACTTCAGATGCAACTGTGTGCCTATCAGAATGGGGCCCAAAGATCATGTGTGCAACACAGGACCAAATATCGAGAATGGCAGTTTTGCTGTCCTGCCAAGATTAAAGTCATTGTATTTGGATGCAAACCAGCTTTTGGAAATACCTCGAGGTCTTCCTAGTACTTTAAGTCTGCTGAGCCTGGAAGCCAACAGTATCTTTTCTATCCAAAAAGCTAATTTGTCAGAGCTAGGAAACATTGAAATGTTGTATCTGGGACAGAACTGTTACTACCGTAACCCATGCaatgtttcatttgaaattgAAAAAACTGCCTTTCTGGAGCTGAAAAAATTAACAATACTATCCCTGAAGTCTAACAACTTAACTCATGTTCCACCCAATTTGTCATCTACTTTAAAGGAATTATACATTTACAACAACATGATTCAAGAGATTCAAGAACAGGATTTAAGTGACCTTCACAACCTAGAAATTCTTGATCTAAGTGGCAATTGCCCACGTTGCTATAATGCACCATATCCTTGTACTCCCTGCCCCAAGAGCTCAATTGAGATACATGCAAAGGCTTTTCACTCCTTGAAAAATTTAAGGATCTTGCGACTTCACAGTAACTCTCTGCACACCATACCCAGCAGCTGGTTTAAAAACATCAGGAATCTCAAAGAGCTTGACCTCTCCCAGAATTTCCTCATAAAAGAGATTGGAGATGCTCAGTTTTTGAAGTTTATCCCCAGCCTTGTAGAGCTTGATCTGTCCTTTAATTTTGAGCCAAAGATGTATCCATCGTGCTTGAATCTGTCTAAGACATTTTCCTCCCTCTTAAATCTGGAAACCCTCAGGCTCAGGGGTTATGTCTTTAAAGAACTGAGAGAAGGAAATCTAGGTCCATTGCTCAATCTTAGAAATCTAACAGTGTTGGATCTTGGGactaattttattaaaattgctGACCTGAGAATGTTCCAGCAATTCCCAGCTCTTAAGTTCATAGACCTCTCAGTGAATAAAATTTCTCCTTCTTCAGGTGAAAGTAACTCTAATGGGTTTTGCTCTAATCCTAGGATTTCACTAGAGCAATACAACAGGCAAATATTACAAGAGATGCATTATTTCAGGTATGACGTGTATGGTCGAAGCTGCAGGTCCAAAGACAAAGAGGCTGCGTCCTATGAATCTTCAGTTAATGAAGAGTGCCTGAAATATGGAGAAACTCTAGATTTGAGTAggaacaatgttttttttattaacccCTCAGACTTTGAGGGACTTAGTTCCCTCAGATGTCTTAACTTGTCAGGTAATGCAATAAGTCAAACTTTAAATGGAAGTGAATTTTCCTACTTGTCTGGTTTGAAATATCTGGATTTTTCTAACAATCGGATTGACTTGCTCTACCCAACTGCTTTCGAAGAGCTAAAACTTTTAGAAATTCTTGACCTGAGCAATAACAAACATTATTTCCTGGCAGAAGGTGTTACTCACATGCTTAGTTTTATGAAGGACTTGACCCATCTGAAGAAGCTGATGATGAATGAGAATGAGATTTCTACTGCTGCAAACACAGGAATGGAAAGCCATTCCCTCCAGATTTTAGAATTCAGAGGAAATCGTTTAGATATTTTATGGATGGATGGGAATGCCAGGTACGTGTCATTCTTCAAAAATCTGACCAGCCTCGAACAACTGGATATTTCCTTCAACTCACTGAGTTTTATACCTCCTGATGTTTTTAAAGCTATGCCTCCGGAACTCAAGATCCTCAACTTAACCAATAACAGGATGAAAAGTTTCCACTGGGGCAGCCTGACATATCTGAAGAAACTAGTGACCTTGGACCTGAGCAATAACCTTTTGACTGCTGTTCCCCGAGAACTGTCCAACTGCTCTTCAACGCTTGAAGAACTGATGCTCCGAAACAATCTCATTCAACATCTAAGTAAACATTTTCTCCGAGGTGCTTTTAAGTTGAAATACTTGGACCTAAGCTCAAATAAGATTGAAATGATTAAAAAGTCTAGTTTCCCTGAAAATGTCATTAACAACCTGAGGGTGCTGCTTTTGCATGGCAATCCTTTCAAGTGCAATTGTGATGCCGTGTGGTTTGTTTGGTGGATCAATCAGACTCAAGTGACTATTCCTCTTCTGGCCACAGACGTGACCTGTGCTGGCCCAGGGGCACACAAAGGAAAGAGCGTGGTTTTCTTGGATCTGTATACCTGTGAGCTGGACACCTCGTACTTGATCCTGTACGCTCTGTCACTTGCTACTCTCCTCGGCTTTATGGTGTTCACAGTGACGAGCCATCTCTATTTCTGGGATGTGTGGTATAGTTACCATTACTGCACTGCCAAGCTGAAGGGCTATCAGCGTTTATCTTCACCAGATTCTTGCTACGATGCTTTTATTGCCTATGACAATGAAGATCCAGCTGTGAATGAGTGGGTGCTGACAGAACTGGTTGAAAGGCTGGAAAATCAAAAAGCCAGACGTTTCAATTTGTGCCTGGAAGAAAGGGACTGGCTCCCAGGACAGCCAGTCTTTGACAACCTATCCCAGAGCATTCAGCTGAGCAGAAAGACCATATTTGTGCTGACCAAGAAGTATATTAAAAGCGGCAGCTTCAAGACCACATTTTACATGGCCCACCAGCGGCTTCTAGATGAAAAAATGGATGTTATTATCTTGATATTTCTTgagaaggctttgcagaagtcccGCTATGTGCGGCTGAGGAAGAGGCTGTGCAGAAGTTCTGTCCTGGAATGGCCGACTAACCCTCGATCTCAGCCCTACTTCTGGCAGTGCCTGAAAAATGCAGTAGCTACGAGCAGTGCCCTGGCTTACAACAAGCTACTCCAAGAAACTGTTTAG